Proteins from a single region of Rhipicephalus sanguineus isolate Rsan-2018 chromosome 5, BIME_Rsan_1.4, whole genome shotgun sequence:
- the LOC119392801 gene encoding uncharacterized protein LOC119392801, with the protein MLRTTAARRKSIELDGMSLTDVVGLYPALTLEKEILNECRRLTGVSPDEALLRALREFSEHILNAAAQKHAAQTTLCSLQADMSVDNRIARNYAKGVGAIMVLPFLVNERGGEIFTEMTPGKGFTHPTLLYTGENPVSSEAMCVKCENVCVDVLDFTSGLSLLFAMYWAYNIEYVASAKNTLCLLEHMMGINSSKLTTRGIKVLTALKAQSKASRSNASSGQSGVTD; encoded by the exons ATGTTGAGAACGACTGCTGCGAGAAGAAAAAGTATTGAGCTGGACGGCATGAGCCTGACTGACGTCGTGGGCCTCTATCCAGCCCTAACCCTCGAGAAGGAG ATCTTGAATGAATGTCGTCGCCTGACTGGTGTATCACCTGATGAAGCATTACTGCGTGCACTGAGAGAATTCAGTGAGCACATCCTCAATGCAGCGGCACAAAAGCACGCAGCACAGACTACCCTTTGCTCTCTGCAGGCAGACATGTCAGTGGACAACAGGATTGCAAGAAACT ATGCCAAAGGAGTGGGTGCCATCATGGTCCTTCCATTTCTCGTCAACGAGCGAGGAggtgaaatattcacagaaatg ACACCAGGGAAGGGATTCACACATCCGACACTGCTCTACACTGGCGAAAACCCCGTATCTTCTGAGGCCATGTGCGTGAAGTGCGAGAATGTCTGTGTAGACGTCCTTGATTTTACGTCAGGACTGTCGTTACTTTTTGCGATGTACTGGGCGTACAACATTGAATATGTCGCATCCGCGAAGAATACGCTGTGCCTGCTAGAACACATGATGGGCATAAACAGCTCTAAATTGACCACCAGAGGCATAAAAGTGCTGACTGCACTGAAAGCGCAATCGAAAGCAAGTAGGTCAAACGCAAGTTCAGGGCAATCAGGTGTGACTGATTGA